The nucleotide window ATAGGCACCGGCGCATAAGGTGGCGGTACCCAGCAGCGCCCCTCGGCTTTTTAGACTAGCGGCTAACAACAGTGGCACCGCAAATTGGGCAACCGCTAGGCTGGCCATGCCTCTTTCCCAATAGACATTAGTGGCCACAAATAATACGTCAAACGTAATCAGAGTTAGTACAATCGATTTATAAAAACCCGGGTTTGGCAGCTTCATCCGGGCCACGTACCAGCCAATCGTATTGGCTAGCAACAATAGAGCTGCCGCCATCCACCGCTGGCCAACCGCTTCACGGGCGATTAAGTTCCACATATCAAACACCACAATCGAGCCGATGTAGGCGGCGATATAAAGAAAATGCAGGCGGCTGATGTGTTGGGCGTTAGTCTGGTAGAATTTTATTTCGGTTTTGCCAGGCATAATCACCCCGATTCAAGCATAAGCCTCAACCTAAAGTCAATGTCGGCTTAAAATGGGGCCGGTTGAAGTTCTTGAACCTCAACGCTGAAATTACCTTGTCCTTCGCTTAAAAACGGGTGGCCGTCCACTAGTGCCTTGGCTGCCTCTAGATCGTCGGCCTCAATAATCGAATATCCACTAAGCGCTGTCAAACTGCCGGTTGAACCGTCATCCACTTTATCCACGCCAGCGTTGGGCGTTATGGGGGCACCGACATCAACCAGCGCGCCGCCGACTTTTTCCATCCAGGTTTGCCATTTGGCCATCACTTCTTTTCCCTGGTCCTCACTCATGTCCTCAGTTGGTGTGGCGGCTCCTTTATACAGCAACATGTACTTTGTCATGACTCCCCTCCAATTAGTTCTAAGCCTATCTTAGCCTAAGTCTTAAACCAACTAAAGCTTTTCAAATCTTTCCATCACGATGGGAATCTTAAATTGACTAGGCTTAATCCAACCCTCCAAACTCAGCGCTCCGAGGACACGTCTTAAAATGACAATACAGCCCGCCTCGATCTCGCTTAGCAGCCCGATATTTAGACCGGTAACTCGTTCAACTGCCCTATCAATCTCAGCCGGCGTGGAAACGATCAAAACCCGGGGAATTCTTTGCTTATCTTCATGGGGCCGTTTCAAAGTTTGATTCATCCAGTTATAAAGATTATCCCTCGGCTGAGG belongs to Candidatus Saccharimonadales bacterium and includes:
- a CDS encoding YciI family protein; the protein is MTKYMLLYKGAATPTEDMSEDQGKEVMAKWQTWMEKVGGALVDVGAPITPNAGVDKVDDGSTGSLTALSGYSIIEADDLEAAKALVDGHPFLSEGQGNFSVEVQELQPAPF